ATGCCTGTTCACGTGCCTTGAACTTTGAATTTAACAGCAATTGCAAAGCGATCAATAGTTCTGCGCAATTGCCGTGAGCGCTTCTTACACTTGTGGGGCGAATGCACCACTACGACCGTAACAACGTGGCGGCGCAACCCGCACGACCGGCAAAGTCACGGCAAACTTCCCCAATAATGTGCGAACAAGACTGAAGGTCGAAGTTGAAAAGTCGAACTTTTGTAGACAGGTTGCCAACGGATCGAGATCACACCGCGCTGTTGCGAGACGGAATGCATCAGTAACATCTGCGGCGCAATACGCCGCTGCGTCCTCGACGCACACGTTTGCTTAATTCAGCCAACGAAATCGGCTGCTGCTAGCGCGCGGAAGATTTCGCCGTGCTCATTTCGACGGTGATTCCGTCGGATAGCAGCGATTGCTGGATGCGCTCGAAGATCTCGCCGCGATGCACGGTGACGGCGTCGGGGGCGTCGATGCCGATGCGGACTCGATGTCGAGAGAGCTGAACCACGGTAATCGTTACCGTTTCGCCAATCCGGATGGCTTGCCCGGTTTTTCTGGTCAGCACGAGCATGGTCTCCTCCCTACGGAAAAAATGACAGGGACCACCGGCGAGTCATGCGCCGTGCTGGCACTCTATCGAAGCCGCGTGAGCGGATGGTGAGCGCCGGACCAGGATTGCGTGAAAGAAAGCTGCTTCAGGGGGCGTCATGCGCGGCGAGCCGGATTTTGTACCTCCCGGGGCCGAGTGTTACGGGCAGGTTCTTCCACGCGTTTCCAGGAAAACCGCTCGAACCGTAGCCCTTTGCAGTCCGGCTTGCCGTATCAACGACGGCCGTTCACCCACCCTGCGGTCGGCCCGAAATAGTTGCCAGCCGATGGGCGTGCGGGTAGCCTACGGGGAAGCCGATTGTCGGAGCCCCGGCCGTTTGCGAGCGGGAAACGCCCGAGGGTTCTTGAATCCGGCTTGCTCCTGCCGGCACGTATCGGTGCCGCACACGCCTGGGTCCTGCCGTCCGCCCCACCAGAAAATACGAAAGGCCTCGCCATGTCGAGTTCGACTCGCCGTACGTTTTTGAAGCAGTCGCTGGTTGCCGCCGGAGGCATGTCCACCTTCGCCATGGCCGGCAGACGGTCGGCAGCGCGCGACCTGGGGCCGAACGACACCATCCGCATCGCGATCGCCGGGCTGAACGGCCGTGGCCGCGAGCACGTTAAGCAGTTTTCGAACATGAAGGGGGTCGAGATCGTGTACCTGGTCGATCCGGACGAACGTGCTTTCGGCACGCGGATCCCCGGCTCGCCGATCCCGGTCGACACGATCAAGGAAAAGACCGGCGTCACGCCGAAGCTGGTCAAAGACATTCGCGAGGTGCTCGACGATCCGAATGTCGATGCCATCACGATCGCAGCGCCCAACCATTGGCATTCGCTGATGACGATTTGGGGCTGCCAAGCCGGCAAGGATGTGTACGTCGAAAAACCGGTCAGCCACAACATTCATGAAGGGCGGATCGCGGTCGAAACAGCGCGCAAGCACAATCGCATCGTGCAACACGGCACGCAAAGCCGTTCGAGCAACGGTTGGGCCGGCGCCGTGGACTTCATTAAGAGCGGCGCCGCGGGCAAGCTCTTGGTATCGCGCGGCCTGTGCTACAAGGGACGCGGCAGCATCAAGACTCAGCAGCCGTCGGATCCGCCGCCGCAATTGGACTTCAACCTATGGCTCGGCCCCGCGCCCCAACAGGCGTATCACAAGAACCTGGTGCCGTACAACTGGCACTGGTTCTGGGACACCGGCAACGGCGACATCGGCAACCAGGGCGTTCATCAGATGGATATCGCCCGCTGGGGTATTCCCGGTGCCACGCTGCCGAAGAGCGTCGTCAGCCTGGGCGGTCGCTTCGGTTACGAAGATCAAGGACAGACGCCGAATTCGCAGATCTCGGTCATGGACTTCGGCGATACGCAGTTGATCTTCGAGGTGCGCGGCCTGCGTACGCCCGACTTCCACGGCGAGAAGGTCGGCAACTTCTTCCATTGCGAAGGGGGCCTGGTGACCGAAGGGAAGTTCTATCCCAAGGACAGCACCGAAGCACAGCCGATCGCTAGCGCGCCGCGCGGCCCCGGCGGCGGCCACTTCCAGAACTTCATCGAGGCGGTGCGCAGCCGGCAACAGTCCGACCTGAACGCCGACATCCTGGAAGGGCATTACTCCAGCGCCCTGTGCCATTTGGCGAACATGTCGTATCGGTTGGGCGAAGAGACTCCCTTCGTGCCGCAGACCAAATCGTTCGGCGACAATGCCGAGGCGTACGAGACCTTGGCGCGGATGGAAGAGTACCTCGGCAAGACCAACTCGATCCCGCTCGAAGGGCTCAAGTATCGGCTAGGCCGCAAGCTCACCGTGGACGGGCCGAACGAGACGATCACCGGAGACGAGGACGCCGTAGCACTGCTGACACGCAACTACCGAGCACCGTTTACCGTGCCCGACAAGGTCGCCTAAGCGGCCAGAGCGTGTCATCCATTCTCACCAAAAAACCTCTGTGACTTCTGTGTGCTCGGTGGCTGAATCCCTTAGTTCTGGAATTTGCCACCGAGGGCACAGAGATCGCCGAGGTTCTTCAATCTGCGTCCATCCGCGCAATCTGCGGATCGATCATGTATTCGTTTCGACGAATGCAGGACGCAAAGAATCCATCCGCAGATGACACAGATTTCGCAGATTGGTGGACGCGCGCTGGTAGCCGCACATTGTATTTCAAGAATCTCTGTGGCCTCGGTGCACTCGGTGGCTAATTGCCTTAACCGGGCGCGGGCGGTTTCAAGCCGCGGCGGATGTCCTCGGCTTCGATCTCGGGCCGTTCGAGCATTTCGCCTGGCGGGCCGTCCAGGGCACGGGCCACGTCGTCGTCGGTCAAACGATAGACGAGGATCGAGTAGCCGATTTCGTCGTCCGGTTCGCGTTGGCGCAAGAAACTGGCCAACCGACTGAATCTCAGCATTTCGTACGCCCAGAAAACTTTGGCCCAGGTACTCTCGGGCGCTTCGCGCATTAGTTCGGCGAGCCCTGCCTGGGTGCCGGAGCGTGCTTGGAAGCTCTCGACTCGTTCGCGCAGTTGCTCGTACTGTTGCTGGTACGATTGATTCCACAGGCCCGAGTACGGGATCGCCACACACTGGAGCATCGTGGCGCTGATCAGATACGTGCCGCCGGTCAGCGGCCGCGGCACGGCAGGCTGCCAACGATCAGGATGTGACGGCAGCCGCACGGCCTCGATGCCATACAGCTCAGGCGGAGTGGGGCCGAAGTACGACAGGTAAACCCGCTCGCGATTGGTCGCGTCCTGCGGATGCGCGTCGAGCCAAGATTTCAGCCCTTTGAGATCCTGCCCCCAATCGAGCGAGCTATCGACCAGATGGCGGTATGCATTCCCAGGTCCACCGACTGCCAGATTGAAGTAGGCCAGATAGTTCGGCCAGGTCCAGATCGCTTCGAACGCGGTAAATGCGAGCGCCGCGGCGACAACGGCGCTCATCACAGGAGTCGATCGCGGGTTGGCGCGCTGGGGGGCGGGCGTTATCCACGTAACGGCAGCGCCGGCCAGAATAAAAAGCGGCGGATACACGGGCAGCAAATGCCGGTGCCCGATATTCAGATGACTGGCGAGCGCAACGCCCCAATACACGGCGAGCAGCACCAACAACGGCGCGATCTCGTAGAGCAGCGCCAGGCGATTATCATTTGCTGAATCGGGGGCGCTTCCCGAATGACCACTGCGCAATTTGATCCCTATCGCACCTGCGGCGGACACCAGAAGCACAAACAGCCCCAGCGGCGTCTTCGTGGCAAAACAATACGGAAAGAAGGCGAGCCAGCCGCCGCGGCGCACCTCCCCGTTCAGGAACGCATTGCGATCGGACGCCAGGTGCAAGGTATGGCTGAAGCCGAACAAGTACGCCTCGGGCAGCAGACGATGCTCGCGCGCAAAACCAATGCCCGCGTCGGTCCTTGCCGAGCCGGTGGCAACGTCCTGCCAGGGGACTTGCTCGTCCGGCTGCGCGATCGCCGGATTGAGAAGTGAATAGCGGAAGCCGAAGGCCGTCCAAATCGAAAAGGCGACCATTAGCACAAGCACCGCGACGACCGCGCTATAGAGGGCCAGGAGCCGGCCCTTCCCAGATACCTCCCAGGTGCGACCAAGCTGCACAAGCGAAGGGGCGCGATGGCAAAGTCGCACAACCAAAAGCGCCGCGCCCATCGGTACGATCGTCGGCGCCGAGAATTTCGACAAGAACAAACCCGACAGTGCCAGCCAGGCCGCGACCAGCGTGCCGGCCGACACGCGTTTCAGCAGTAACCACCACGCCCCGACCGCGGCGGTGAAAAACAATGCCGTGGCCATGTCCGAGGTGATCAAGAAGCCGTGGGCGAGCATCGTCGGCGAAAAGACGAACAGCGCCAGGCTAAACAAACCGGCCCCAGGGCCGAACAAGGCTCGCGACCAGGCATAGACGATCAATGCCAGCCCCACGGCCAAGAGCGCCGTCATCACGCGCCCCTGTACCAGCAGGCGATCGACGTCATTGCCCGAGCGAAAGAACAACAGCTCGGCGAAATCCCATTCGTGCAGCGTGCGCCACGACGGGTCTTCGAGCGATGGGAACCGAGAGCCCCCTAGCCAGGCGGGCAGGGCGCACCATCGTTGCGGCAGATGCCCACTCTCGGGCAGGATCCGGTAATCATGCGTGGTCCAATCGCTGATGCCGCCGGTGAGATGAATCGGTTCGTCGTACGCAGGCGACTTCTGCCCGATGGCGCTCAGTCCCAAGATTAGGAACAAAGCCAACAGCGCACCGACCGCTAAAGCCGTCGGCAGCGAAAAGCGTGCGGGCACGGGCGAGGCGGGATTGCGTTTCGATGTTGCCCGCGAATTCACGCCCAACCTCGCTGGCGATTTCCCGTGACGCGTCTTACACCAGACGCACGGCCCTGCTCGTAAAAACAATCGTCGCCTGCCCATCGCGGCGGCACAAGATGCGAGCGCCGTGGGATTCCGATCCGGTTGCCACGATCGCGGGTTACCCGATCGCTTCTCAGGAACAGTCGCGCCGGCCTAGCGACGTGCGAACTCGGCATCAGACCGCGAGGGCATGATCGTTGACTGCCGGGCCATCGCCTGTGGAACGGACTTGATCGAGCGCGATTCCGAGACGCCTCCGCCGCGCAGGCGGGAGTAGAGGTCGAGATGCTGCCGGGCGATGTGTCGCCAGTCGAATTCTTGCACGATCTGCGCGGCGTTACGGCCGTAACCGTGCGTGACCGATTCATCGGATAGTAATTCCGCGAGCGCGGCGGCGAGTGCCGTTGGGGATTCCGGCGGCACGAGCAAACCCGTCTGATCCGGCGTGACCAGGTCCGCCAGGCCAGGGATCATCGTGCCGACGACTGGCTTGCCGGCGGCGAAGCTTTCGAGCACGACCAGCGGAAACGCCTCCCAGGTGCGCGACGGAATCACGGTAAAGCGGCAGTTCTGCAACAACCAGACCTTGGCGGCGCCACTGACAGCGCCGACGAAATGGACGCGTCCCGCGAGGCCTAGCTGCGCACATTGCGCGGCAAGCGCCGTGCGTTCGTCGCCATCGCCGGCGATCACTAGCGGCGTGGACAAGTGTGGCGGCAGTTGCGCCAGGGCATCGACCAGCACGTCAACCCCTTTGCGACGATTCAATCGCCCGAGGAACAGGATGTACTCGCCGGCCGGAATCGCTGACGACAACTGTTCGGGCCGGGCTAGCGTCTGGGCAAACGGCGCGAGATCGACGCCATTCGGGATGGCTTCGATCGTAGTCGCGGTCGGACAAAGCCGCTGGTACCCCGCGGTCGTAAATTTGCTGATCGAGATCAGGGCATCGGCCGCGGCCAGGCTGCGCTCATACCGAGCAGGGATGCCGGGCTTGGCCAGGCGTCGCCCGGCGGCATGCACGTCACCGCCGTGGCTGGTAATCACCAGCGGCACGCCGAACTCGTCCCGGCACAGCGACGCCAGGTAGGCGCACGGATAAATCGAGTGGCAGTGCAACACATCGAACGCATGGCGACGAAACGCGCGTCGCAGAAAGGTCGCATACCATTCGACAAAGTAGCGCGTCGAAACAAAACGCGGATGCCGCAGCACCGGGTAGGGCAACTGCGCATCGTGCGCGGCGACGCGGCGGCGTTTGGGCGGCGGCGCCAGCACCAGTGGTTCGTGTCCCAGCGCAAGGAACTGCCGCGCCAGGGCGTCAATCACCAGCTCCTGGCCACCCAGCTTCGGCAGGGCCGTTTCGGTGTAAAAGCAGATCCGCATCCAGAAAGACTCCGCGCGAAATCGTCAGGTCCGTGCGGCGTCGATCATCCGGCACGGCCATGCTCCCGAACGGCGCGCAGCGGTCGCTGCGACCGTCAGGGCCGCCAGATGATAGCCGGGCCTGGTATTTTGCGGAATGGCAAACAGCTTGCGCGGGCTGCGACAGCTGATAGCTCAGACCTCGCCGAAAATACGGTGCGCTAGATACACGCACTCGAGCGTCCGATCGGCGCTGATGGCGTTAGACAGCCGCCGCCGAGAGCCGGTAACCAGCTCCGGATCTTCGTCAATCAGTTCTGCGATGTCGGAAGGCGCAATGGCCTCTTCGCAGCAGAAACTCAGAAGCGCGTGGCGAAACTTTTGGTATTTATACCAGGGGCTTTCGTAGACGAAGTTCCGAGCCACCATCGCCAGGCCGGAACGCGATGTATCCAGCTCGGGCAAATCGCAATGACATCCGACCTGATAGAGGGTGTTGCTGACGCGGGCGGCCAGAAGAGGCGACGCCGTGGCCAGTGCGTCGAGGACTTTGAGCGCGCTATTGGGAGATTCGACGATCCGCGCAGCGAGTTGACGCGCATCCTGCTCCAGCTCGGCCGCCGGGAAAAGTACGGATGCCTGAACAAAGTCGAGGATGTGCGGCGCGATACTGGACGTCCAGGGGGAACTTTTAATGCGATAAAGTCCGCGCCATGTACGGGCATCGCGCAGCAATCTTTCGCTTTCGTCAAAGGTCGTTTCGAGCCGCGAGTGCAAATGGTGGGCGCCGTTGAGTTGACGACTCAGCGTCTGGACAAAGTCGGCATGCGGCTCGCGTTTGTCCCATGCGGCATGCTCGATCGCACGAAAGAGTAAGTTGGCCCAGATCAACTCGTCGACGGCCAGGATGCGCGCGGCCGAGGACTCGATGTCGCGCGTCATGGTCTCCACGCATAAGGATGGGCGGGTTGTCTGACCGTGGCCCAGACGCTGGCAAGCACGCCAACGGCAATCGAGTAGGTCCGCGATGTCGCGCGGGTCGGAGAGCGCGAGCACAAGTTGCTCGACAGGCTCCAGCAGGGCCTCCTGCGGCGAGGCCTGCAGGCGTTGACGAAATATCGCCCCCAATCGCGACGACAGCCCGTGAACGCGCAATCCCTGTGTTAACCAATCGAGCGCGGTGCGAGCCGGCGAGGCCTGCGGATAGGTGAACGCCAGCCAGTACAGACGCAGATACGCCTCTTCGGGTTGATCCCCGGCCAGGACACGTCTCGAGATGTCCGCGTACGCGCTATCGACATTGCCGGCCAGGGCTTCCTTCCAGGCGCTCTCGAAGGGATCGGCTGGGATAATCCTCTCTGACGTTGGCGCTACTGGTCCGGGATCAGTCGGGGCCGAATCGTTATTCGGCGTAGACGTAACGGTAATCTGTGCGGTTGGCGGGACGTCGAACGAAATCGAAACGTGACCTTGGTCAATGATCCAATTCTGCCCAGTGGCGAGCCTTTGAAGTGCTTCGTAGGCGTCGCGCAGGCGTCGGAATTCCTTGGGATAGTGCTCCGGCTTGTAAATCTTGATGAGCCGTACGTAAGCTCGCTTCACCTCGCGCGCGTCGGCGCCCGGCTTGACCCCCAACAATTGACGGGGATCACGCGGCCATTCACGCATGTCTTCCGGTAACGGCTTCACGCTGCGTTATTCCTGTTTGCCATTGCGATCGGGAACCAAGATGTGCAACCGATTGGCGTCCTTCAAATTGCGCTCGCGGCGATGGCGACGTTCGAACGCCGATTGGCGGCGGCGCTCGAAGTCGCTCAGCGATTCATTCGGATTCGGCAGCGGCTGAGGAGCAAGCCCCTGCTGTTTGCGCTCTTGCGACCCCTCATATAGACGCTGAATTATTTCTTTCGCCACTTCGACCTTATCCCGATTGACGGCGCTTGGCACGGTGTACATCGGCACGGGATTTATGGGAGGAGGGCTAGGTTTGCGCGATTCGACAAACCACCCCAAGGGCAACGCAAGCAGCATGAATGCGCCGAACAGCAAGGGAAACGTGCTGCGGCGTAGCTTGGCGACAGCCGCTCCCCCTCGGCGATTGCGGCGTGCCTCGGCGATTCTCTGCCGACGAAGCCGCCTGCGCGATGGCCGCGTAGCAAGGTAGTTGACGTAACGCGGATCGCACGCTGCGATATCCGAATAGTCGTCCCGCAGCTGCACCGCCGCGGTGCGCCACCGCACGACTTCGCCCGAGAGAGTCGCCAGGTTTGCTTGTCGGCGGATGGCGCGCTCGGCCGGTGGCAAGGTCCCGGCGGCCAACAGTTCGTCGGCCAACGCCCGTGCATCACTTTGCGCATCGGGGAACTGGTCGATCGGCGTGGCCAGCGACGACGCCACGCGATCGACGCGGGCCAGCAACGTCGGAATCCCTGCACACTTTCTGGTCAGTACCAGGCGGCGTTCGCGCCGCTCTGCTGGCGAAAGCCCGCGCGACTCCTGGGCGAACTTTTCGAGTTCTGCTTGCAAGGCCGACGTTAGGAAACGCTGCGCGGCGCGTGGCAATGCCGCGAAGTCCTGTACGGACGCGTCGTCGGCAGTCAGCAGTGCGAGGGCATAGCGCGATTCCGCCGTCGGCAGGAATTCTGCGGCATCCAGCCGATTCAAGAACGCCCGGCGCGCTTCGTCCGGCGTGTGCCCCTCAGGCAGGGACAACTCACCGCGTGCCCAGCGTCGCAACAGATCGACGGTCTCGACAGATAGCTCAGGCATCCGCATCCTCCGCGGCGTCTTCCTGACCTCCGTCGTGAACGTCCAGGAATTCGACGAGCGCTACGCGAAAACGCTCGATCGCCTGCGCATCCTTGACATCTAACGCACCCTCGAACCCATCCAACAGTCCGGTGAGAAACTCGCGCTCGGCGAGAGGCAATTCGCGATACACACGCTCGGCACGCTGCAGCAAAAAGCGATTTGTGGCTTCTTCGCGCGGGCTTGTCTTGAGCTTGGCCATGTCCCGGGCCGCGGCCTCGATCTGGGCCGCGGAGAGACCTTTGGCGTGTTTAGTGATCAAGCGACGCATTCTTTGTTTGGTCGAGACGACCGTTGCTTCGACTTCGAGCACTCCGTTCAGGTCATACGTGAAGCGGACATCGACATATTCCGAACCGGCCGGGCCACGCGGAATTTCCGAGACCATGAATTCACCCAGCAGCAGGTTTCCCGCCACGCGTCGGCTTTCGCCTTGATAGACTTTGACTTTGAGCTGCGTCTGATTGGCGTCGAGCGTGCTGAACCGCTTCACTTCGCTGACGGGAATCGTGGTGTTGCGATCGATAATGGGGGCAAAATAGCCGTCGCGCCGCTCGCGGCCGAATTGTTTGCTGGTTTCGATTCCCAACGAAAAGGGGCAGACGTCCGTGACGACCAGGTCCGCGACACCGCGGTGCTGCGCGATCAGACCGGCCTGCACGGCGGCGCCTAGCGCGACGACTTCGTCGGGGTTGAGCTTCTGCCGCGGCTCTTTGTTGAACATGCGGCGTACCAATTCGACCACGGCCGGCATCCGCGTAGCGCCCCCCACGAGAATGACCTGATCGATATCGTTGCGCCCGAGCTTCGCATCCCCCAGAGCGCGACGGATCGGCAATTCGACGCGGGCCAGCAGCGATTGTGTCCACTGCTCGAAGTCTGGACGGCGTAGGGTCACTTGCGGCGCGTCGGGACCAAATTCTCCGTCCCGAGTGCAAATCCGCACCTCGGCGGTTTCGTCGCGCGACATCCGGCGTTTGGCAATCTCGCACTGTTGAATGATGCGCGATACCAGACGCGGTGCTTGCGCCTCGGCATGTTCAAACGACAGCCCCTGCGTTTCCAGCACGCGCGCCGCCATGGCGCGGGTGAAATCCTCGCCCCCGAGAAAGCTTTCGCCGGACGAAGCCCGGACCTCGACGGCCCCCTCGAAAATCTCGACCACCGAGACGTCGAACGTACCGCCCCCCAGATCGAAGACCAGGATCAACTTATCCTCGGCCGCTTCGTGAAAGCCGTAGGCCAGGGCGGCCGCCGTGGGTTCGTTGACGATGCGCTCGACAACGAAGCCGGCCATTTCGCCAGCCGCGATCGTTGCCTTGCGCTGCTGATCGTTGAAATAGGCCGGGACCGTGATCACGGCGCGGCCGATCGTTTCGCCGAGCGCGGCCTCGGCATCTTGCTTCAAGGAACGGAGCACCAGGCTCGATAGCATTTCCGGCGTGAACTTGCGCCCGCCAAGTGTCGTGGACCAATCTGAGCCCATGAATCGCTTGAACAGTGATGCGCACCGGTTCGGCTCGGTCACTTGCAACTCAAACGCCGCTTGCCCGACCAGCAACACCCCGGCTTTATCGACGGCAACCACGGACGGGGTGAGCGGCTGGCCCAAGGCATTAGGGATAATGCGCGGACCATCGTCGGTCAGGTGGGCGGCCAGCGAGTTGGTCGTGCCCAGGTCGATTCCGAGGATCGTAGCCATCGAATTGCCCGCTAGGAGTGGAATGTGGGTCCTTCATCATGGCAGACACATGGGCACGATTCCAGTTCGGGGGCCGCGACGTTTCTGGGGGTTGGAGATTGTTGCGGCTCGGCGGCGTCGTTAAAATTTCTAACAGTGTTCGATCGTGCGACGGAGGTTGATTTCTGAGTCGCCGCCCGACCGGACGCCGCGTCCCAAAAGGCTGTAATTAACCAGCCACCCGCCCACAGCGCATCCCGCCTTCGAGGTTCGCATGCCCCGGCTTTGCATGATCAGCCGGCAACGAATGGTCGCGATTTTTTGCGCGGCCGTTTCGGTTTGCGTAAGCGCAGGCTCGTTGCTTTCAGCAGCGCAGGCCGATGACGCTGCCACTCGCGTCGATTTTGCAAGCGATGTTGCACCCCTGCTCGTGAAGAAGTGCCTGGGTTGCCACGCGGGGAACGATCCGGCTGGGGGACTGAATCTGACCGGCCGCGATAGCGTACTGTCCGGCGGTGAAAGTGGCGCTGCGATCGTGGCGGGTAAACCGGACGAAAGCCCGCTCTTGGATCGGGTGCGACGGGGCGAAATGCCGCCGCCGGAGAAAGGGGAGCATCTGACCGAGGCCGAAGTTTCGCGCCTGGCGTCGTGGATCGCCGACGGTGCGAATTGGCCTGCGGATCGCGGGCTCAGCCCTTATGAATATTCGACCGAGAAGCGCGCCGGGCTCGATTGGTGGTCGTTGCAGGCGCCGGTGTGGCCGGACGTGCCGGCACAGGCAATCGACTGGGGACGCAACGCGATCGATGCCTTTATCGCGCGCGGCTTGGTCACGGCAGGACTGGGGCCGACGCCCGAGGCTGACCGGCGGACGCTATTGCGTCGCGCGAAGTTCGACCTGCTAGGGCTGCCGCCGACGCCCGAGGAGGTCGACGAATTTCTGGCCGACGCGGCGCCCGATGCGTACGAACGATTGATCGATCGTCTGCTCACTTCGCCCCACTATGGCGAGCGGTGGGGCCGGCACTGGCTGGACGTCGTCCGCTTTGGCGAGACCGACGGCTACGAAACGAACAAGCCGCGGCGCACCGCGTGGCCCTATCGCGATTACGTGATCGATGCCTTGAACGATGACAAGCCGTTCGCACAGTTCATCCTCGAACAATTGGCCGGAGATCAACTGGGCGCGGACGCCGCGACCGGTTTTCTGGTCGGCGGTACGCACGACGTCGTCGGCATTCAGAACATCGAAGGGCAATTGCAGCAGCGGGCCAACGATCTGGACGACATCTTGTCTACGACCGCCACGACTTTCTTGGGAATGACGGCGGGCTGCGCGCGGTGCCACGATCACAAGTTCGATCCAATCACGCAACGCGACTATTACGCGTTGCAAGCGGTGTTCGCCGGAGTACGGCATGGCGAGCGCGATTTAAAACCCCCGGATTATGAACAACGGCAGCGCGAGGAACCCGATGTCCGGCGCGAATTGGCCACGATCGAGCGCCGCCTGGCCGACTTCGAGCCTTTAGCAATAGTGGCCGACGGAGCCGCGGCGCAACGGGCGCCGGTGCATACAAGCGCAAACGTCGATCGATTTGTTCCAGCGCCGGCGAAATTCGTGCGCTTCAGCGTGCAGGCCACCACCGGCGCGGAACCCTGCATTGACGAGCTAGAGATCTACACCGCCGAAGCGACCCCGCGCAATGTGGCGCTGGCTTCAGCCGGGGCGAAGGTAACGGCCTCGGGCGTTTATTCGGATGGGGCGTCGCCGCTGCACCGGCTCGAGCATGTTAACGACGGGCAGTACGGTAACGCCCGCAGTTGGATTTCTTCCGAGAACGGTGCCGGCTGGGTCATGGTTGAGTTGGCCGAGCCCGTGGAAATCGCACGCGTGGCCTGGGCGCGCGACCGCGAAGGGAAATTCGCCGACCGTCTGGCGACGAAGTATCGCATCGAATTGGCGCTACGGCCTGAGCAGTGGCAGACCGTGGCGACGAGCGACGATCGCCGGCCGTACGTTGCTGACGCGAAACCCCCATCGCTATCGCCCGAAACTGTGCCCGCCGCGCAGGCCGAGGAATTCAAAACTCTATTGGCCGATCGCGACCGGTGGCTGGCGCATCTGCCCAATGCAGGCACTCGCAAGATTTACGCCGGCACCTTCGAGCAGCCGAAGAGTACGCATCGGCTGCATCGCGGCGATCCGATGCAGCCGCGCGAAGAAGTCTCGCCCGGCGCGATTGTGGCGCTTGGTAATCCTCTGTCACTGGCCGCCGATACGCCGGAGCATGAACGTCGGTTGGCACTAGGACGGTGGCTCGCCGATCCGCGGAATCCTCTGGTCGCGCGTGTCTTGGTCAATCGGTTGTGGCATTACCATTTCGGCCAAGGGCTGGTAAGCACGCCGAGTAATTTTGGATTTCATGGAGGGCATCCCTCGCACCCCGAACTGCTGGACTGGCTGGCGAGCGAATTTCTCGCGCGCGGCGGCAGTCTGAAAGCGATGCATCGGCTGATCCTATGCTCGGCAACGTATCGTCAAGCCAGCACGACTAGCGCGACGGCGTCGACCATCGACGCGGACACAAGGATGTTATGGCGCTACCGACCGCGCCGGCTCGAGGCCGAGCCGATTCGCGATGCCATCCTGGCCGTTAGTGGCAATCTCGACTTGCGCCGCGGTGGGTTGGGATACGATCCTTTTGAGCCGGACGACAGTTATGTACACATTTATGTGCCGCGGCAGTCATTCGGACC
This genomic stretch from Pirellulales bacterium harbors:
- a CDS encoding DUF1553 domain-containing protein; protein product: MPRLCMISRQRMVAIFCAAVSVCVSAGSLLSAAQADDAATRVDFASDVAPLLVKKCLGCHAGNDPAGGLNLTGRDSVLSGGESGAAIVAGKPDESPLLDRVRRGEMPPPEKGEHLTEAEVSRLASWIADGANWPADRGLSPYEYSTEKRAGLDWWSLQAPVWPDVPAQAIDWGRNAIDAFIARGLVTAGLGPTPEADRRTLLRRAKFDLLGLPPTPEEVDEFLADAAPDAYERLIDRLLTSPHYGERWGRHWLDVVRFGETDGYETNKPRRTAWPYRDYVIDALNDDKPFAQFILEQLAGDQLGADAATGFLVGGTHDVVGIQNIEGQLQQRANDLDDILSTTATTFLGMTAGCARCHDHKFDPITQRDYYALQAVFAGVRHGERDLKPPDYEQRQREEPDVRRELATIERRLADFEPLAIVADGAAAQRAPVHTSANVDRFVPAPAKFVRFSVQATTGAEPCIDELEIYTAEATPRNVALASAGAKVTASGVYSDGASPLHRLEHVNDGQYGNARSWISSENGAGWVMVELAEPVEIARVAWARDREGKFADRLATKYRIELALRPEQWQTVATSDDRRPYVADAKPPSLSPETVPAAQAEEFKTLLADRDRWLAHLPNAGTRKIYAGTFEQPKSTHRLHRGDPMQPREEVSPGAIVALGNPLSLAADTPEHERRLALGRWLADPRNPLVARVLVNRLWHYHFGQGLVSTPSNFGFHGGHPSHPELLDWLASEFLARGGSLKAMHRLILCSATYRQASTTSATASTIDADTRMLWRYRPRRLEAEPIRDAILAVSGNLDLRRGGLGYDPFEPDDSYVHIYVPRQSFGPAEWRRMVYQLKPRVLQDATFGVFDCPDASQVSAKRNISTTAMQALNLLNSPFMVQQSREFAARVRREAGDDATAQARRAFRLALAREPDADEFARGTALVRDHGLEALCRGIYNASEFIFVD